A genomic segment from Syntrophorhabdus sp. encodes:
- the lspA gene encoding signal peptidase II, whose protein sequence is MRRYPFFALVPVIFALDRLTKALIMRDLPLLSEIQVTSFFSIVHVRNLGGVFGVLNESEYARHIFTVVPVLVVAALIYILVRYAMGKAKTFALCLILAGALGNIYDRIFYGSVVDFLDLHYGKYHWPAFNVADIALTIGIGLLILLELTGAKDRQPSD, encoded by the coding sequence ATGCGCCGATACCCTTTCTTTGCTCTAGTACCGGTCATCTTCGCCCTGGACAGGCTCACAAAGGCGCTCATCATGAGGGACCTCCCCCTGCTGAGTGAGATACAGGTTACGTCCTTCTTTTCCATCGTCCACGTGCGGAACCTGGGAGGCGTCTTCGGTGTTCTCAACGAGAGCGAGTACGCCCGGCACATCTTCACGGTCGTGCCCGTCCTCGTCGTCGCCGCCCTGATATACATCCTTGTCCGGTACGCGATGGGAAAGGCAAAGACCTTCGCGCTGTGTCTTATTCTCGCCGGCGCCCTGGGCAACATATATGACCGCATATTCTACGGAAGCGTCGTCGATTTCCTCGATCTCCACTACGGGAAGTATCACTGGCCGGCCTTCAATGTAGCCGACATAGCCCTCACCATCGGCATCGGGCTCCTCATCCTCCTCGAATTGACCGGCGCAAAGGACCGGCAACCCTCCGATTGA